In Polaromonas sp. JS666, one genomic interval encodes:
- a CDS encoding HAD family hydrolase, with product MRLTLFDLDHTLLNGDSDVLWCDFLMEKGVLDKAHFAARNADIEARYKAGTVDLKEFADFYVGTLAGRTAREWEPMRQEFLSEWIVPRITPQAVALVDKHLEAGDLVVMTTATNRFLTELTAIYLDIEHLIATEPEVHDSRFTGNTTGTLNMRAGKVTRLHDWLTARGLRFKDYKTTAYSDSINDLPLLEAVKHPVTVNADAQLAAIAAQRGWSTLNLRPIG from the coding sequence ATGCGCCTGACCCTTTTCGACCTCGACCACACGCTGCTCAACGGTGACAGCGATGTACTCTGGTGCGACTTCCTGATGGAAAAAGGCGTGCTCGACAAAGCGCATTTTGCGGCGCGCAATGCCGACATCGAAGCGCGCTACAAGGCCGGCACGGTGGACCTGAAGGAGTTTGCCGATTTTTATGTGGGAACACTGGCCGGGCGCACCGCGCGGGAATGGGAACCGATGCGGCAGGAATTCCTGTCGGAATGGATTGTGCCGCGCATCACGCCGCAGGCCGTCGCACTGGTCGACAAGCACCTGGAAGCCGGCGACCTGGTCGTCATGACCACGGCCACCAACCGCTTCCTCACCGAGCTGACGGCCATCTACCTGGACATCGAGCACCTGATTGCCACCGAGCCCGAAGTGCATGACAGCCGCTTTACCGGCAACACCACCGGTACGCTGAACATGCGCGCCGGCAAGGTCACGCGCCTGCATGACTGGCTCACGGCACGTGGCCTGCGCTTCAAGGACTACAAGACCACCGCGTACAGCGACTCCATCAATGACCTGCCGTTGCTGGAAGCGGTGAAGCACCCGGTGACGGTGAACGCCGACGCCCAGCTGGCCGCCATCGCGGCCCAGCGGGGCTGGTCAACGCTGAACCTGCGCCCTATCGGGTGA
- a CDS encoding IS3 family transposase (programmed frameshift), with protein sequence MAQDVKNQKSRRTFDASFKLQVVQMIKAQGLSIGQVCKDMNLGESAVRRWLTQFEAEQSGQSGIGKPITAEQQRIRQLECENRQLRGDVEILKKAFGLLCPRTQMSYQLVEDLQKKATPQVPVSQTCRILEISRSGYYAARKRSQQAPVVCAASVHLQAAFAASGRAYGSRRLRAALHARGVTVGRHRVRSLMRAHGLRSVWRRKFVHTTNSKHGLAVSPNVLDRQFEQTAPDRAWVCDITYIRTRSGWLYLAAVLDLHSRRIVGWATAGDMQATLVTTALQIAIAQRNPSPGLIVHSDRGTQYASSAHQALLKKHGLVGSMSRKGNCWDNAVMERFFLNLKMERVWQKDYANHSEATNDVADYIVGFYNCERLHSKLGNLSPIAFEQKSATQQPIDVSEIT encoded by the exons ATGGCGCAAGACGTGAAAAATCAGAAATCCCGAAGAACCTTTGATGCGAGCTTCAAGCTCCAGGTGGTTCAGATGATCAAAGCTCAAGGACTGAGCATCGGCCAGGTCTGCAAGGACATGAATCTGGGGGAAAGCGCCGTCAGACGCTGGCTCACTCAGTTTGAAGCCGAGCAATCGGGCCAGAGTGGCATTGGCAAACCCATCACGGCAGAGCAACAGCGCATTCGTCAGCTGGAGTGCGAGAACAGGCAACTGCGAGGCGATGTCGAAATCTTAAAAAAAGCGT TCGGCCTTCTTTGCCCGCGAACTCAAATGAGCTACCAGCTCGTTGAGGACTTGCAAAAGAAGGCTACCCCCCAAGTGCCCGTTAGCCAGACGTGCCGAATTCTCGAAATTAGCCGCTCCGGCTACTACGCGGCGCGTAAGCGCAGCCAGCAGGCACCCGTGGTGTGCGCAGCCAGCGTTCATTTGCAAGCCGCTTTCGCGGCCAGTGGCCGCGCTTACGGTAGCCGCAGATTGCGTGCTGCGCTGCACGCACGAGGCGTGACCGTGGGACGTCACCGGGTACGTAGCCTCATGCGTGCCCATGGGCTGCGCTCGGTCTGGAGGCGCAAGTTTGTGCACACCACGAACAGCAAGCACGGTCTGGCCGTCTCGCCGAACGTGCTGGACCGGCAGTTCGAGCAAACGGCACCTGATCGGGCTTGGGTTTGCGACATTACCTATATTCGCACGCGTAGTGGCTGGCTGTATCTGGCTGCAGTGCTGGACTTGCATTCGCGCAGGATCGTGGGCTGGGCTACTGCTGGAGATATGCAGGCTACGCTGGTGACGACGGCCTTGCAGATAGCCATTGCGCAGCGCAATCCCAGTCCTGGGCTAATCGTGCACTCAGACAGGGGCACGCAGTACGCGAGTAGCGCGCATCAGGCGCTGCTGAAAAAGCATGGGCTGGTAGGTAGCATGAGCCGAAAAGGCAACTGCTGGGATAACGCTGTGATGGAGCGTTTCTTCCTGAATTTGAAAATGGAACGGGTCTGGCAAAAAGACTACGCAAATCACAGTGAGGCCACAAACGACGTTGCTGACTACATCGTCGGCTTCTACAACTGTGAACGACTGCATTCAAAACTGGGCAATTTGTCACCCATTGCCTTCGAGCAAAAATCGGCAACTCAACAACCTATCGATGTGTCCGAAATAACTTGA